The following are from one region of the Salvia splendens isolate huo1 chromosome 2, SspV2, whole genome shotgun sequence genome:
- the LOC121775122 gene encoding WAS/WASL-interacting protein family member 3-like — protein sequence MKKNGASDQAISSRNVSSGIRGSGRRTSVPASAAPPVNPSTAAPPPPLPTVDLRLSEQLERHLDSLPIGTDAATAFALLKANLVFPRSQNPVPTPEAQIPTSHPKTQSPPPSPKSHKPISNPMDLVDNYSGDIVPAEDLDAMEKGEDVEQPIVHPADGIPTSRLEGANVEMPVEETGRASPREEDGAHAFNIPSPSSGGGSNSNQTQEPEPIEAVDIDNDMEIRQPLPSDILLQSRGRLELPEDVR from the coding sequence ATGAAGAAGAACGGAGCCAGCGACCAAGCTATCTCCTCAAGGAACGTCAGTTCCGGTATCAGAGGCAGTGGACGACGGACTTCCGTCCCAGCCTCGGCGGCACCGCCTGTAAACCCTAGCACTGCCGCTCCACCTCCCCCACTTCCAACAGTAGATCTGCGGTTGTCGGAGCAATTGGAGAGGCACCTAGACAGCCTACCGATAGGGACAGACGCCGCGACGGCTTTCGCCCTCCTCAAAGCAAATCTGGTGTTCCCCAGATCTCAAAACCCAGTTCCTACTCCCGAAGCCCAAATCCCAACTTCTCATCCCAAAACACAAAGTCCGCCTCCCTCTCCTAAATCCCACAAGCCCATATCTAACCCAATGGATTTAGTGGACAACTACAGTGGAGATATTGTACCGGCAGAAGACCTTGATGCTATGGAAAAGGGGGAGGACGTTGAGCAGCCTATTGTTCACCCCGCCGATGGCATACCTACCTCGAGGCTGGAGGGGGCAAACGTCGAGATGCCAGTCGAGGAGACTGGTCGAGCTAGCCCTAGAGAAGAAGACGGCGCCCATGCCTTTAATATCCCATCACCATCGAGTGGCGGAGGCTCTAACTCCAACCAGACCCAAGAGCCAGAGCCGATTGAAGCGGTGGATATTGACAACGACATGGAGATCCGACAACCCCTCCCCAGCGACATCTTGCTTCAGAGCAGGGGCAGACTTGAACTTCCTGAGGATGTTAGATGA